In Mangifera indica cultivar Alphonso chromosome 1, CATAS_Mindica_2.1, whole genome shotgun sequence, a single genomic region encodes these proteins:
- the LOC123213580 gene encoding splicing factor U2af small subunit B-like, whose amino-acid sequence MAEHLASIFGTEKDRVNCPFYFKIGACRHGDRCSRLHTKPSISPTLLLSNMYQRPDMMTPGVDPQGQALDPRKIQDHFEDFYEDLFEELSKYGEIESLNICDNLADHMVGNVYVQFREEEHAANALQNLNGRFYAGRPIIVDFSPVTDFREATCRQYEENVCNRGGYCNFMHLKKINRDLRRQLFGRNRRRRSHSRSRSRSPHRHRGYEERSHGGRGSGRREDERNHRYHDRGRRPRSRSPGHKGGRSRSPGSRRNRSPVRESSAERRAKIEQWNREKEEAESSHKIDNSNNNNGFVHDDDQYSDPQQQ is encoded by the exons ATGGCGGAGCACTTAGCATCCATCTTCGGAACAGAGAAGGATAGAGTCAACTGCCCCTTTTATTTCAAGATCGGAGCATGCCGTCACGGAGATCGGTGCTCCCGGCTTCACACTAAACCTAGTATTAGCCCCACGCTCCTTCTCTCTAACATGTACCAACGCCCCGACATGATGACTCCCGGCGTTGACCCCCAAGGCCAAGCCCTTGACCCCCGCAAGATCCAAGACCACTTCGAGGATTTTTATGAGGATTTGTTTGAGGAGCTTAGTAAGTACGGCGAGATCGAGAGCTTGAACATTTGTGACAATTTGGCTGACCACAtg GTGGGTAATGTGTATGTTCAGTTCAGAGAGGAAGAGCATGCTGCTAACGCGCTTCAAAATCTCAATGGAAGGTTTTATGCAG GGCGCCCTATCATTGTTGACTTCTCTCCAGTGACAGATTTTCGAGAAGCCACATGTAGGCAGTATGAGGAAAATGTATGCAATCGAGGTGGCTACTGTAACTTCATGCATTTGAAAAAGATTAACAG GGACTTGAGGAGGCAATTGTTTGGGAGAAATAGGAGAAGGCGCAGCCACAGTCGAAGTAGGAGTCGTAGTCCACATAGACATCGCGGTTATGAGGAGCGCTCACATGGAGGCCGTGGTTCAGGTAGACGTGAAGATGAAAGAAATCATCGCTACCATGATAGGGGCAGGAGGCCTAGAAGCCGAAGTCCTGGACATAAAGGGGGACGAAGCAGAAGCCCAGGGTCAAGGAGGAATAGGAGTCCTGTTAGAGAAAGTAGTGCTGAAAGAAGGGCTAAGATTGAGCAATGGAACAGGGAAAAGGAGGAGGCAGAATCTAGTCATAAGATTGATAATAGTAACAACAACAATGGCTTTGTACATGATGATGATCAATATAGTGATCCTCAGCAGCAGTGA
- the LOC123210525 gene encoding glucomannan 4-beta-mannosyltransferase 9, with product MDQLSTASFIPESFQGAGTDIATQLALFWSQIRAPLIVPLLNLAVVVCLTMSIMLFIERVYMAIVIVLVKLFGRKPEKRYKWEPMKDDIELGNSAYPMVLVQIPMYNEREVYQLSIGAACGLSWPSDRIIIQVLDDSTDPAIKDLVELECQRWASKGINIKYEIRGNRNGYKAGALKEGMKRSYVKHCDFVAIFDADFQPEPDFLWRTIPFLLHNPRLALVQARWKFVNADECLMTRMQEMSLDYHFTVEQEVGSSTYAFFGFNGTAGVWRIAALNEAGGWKDRTTVEDMDLAVRASLKGWKFVYLGDVKVKNELPSTFKAYRYQQHRWSCGPANLFRKMVMEIIRNNKVSLWKKVHVIYSFFVVRKVVAHIVTFIFYCVVLPATIVVPEVEVPKWGAVYIPAIITILNAVGTPRSLHLLIFWILFENVMSLHRTKATFIGLMEGVRVNEWIVTEKLGDALKVKAGGKTPKRPRFLIGDGIHMLELGVGAFLLLCGCYDIFFGKNLYFLYLFLQAIAFFIAGFGYIGTFVPHA from the exons ATGGATCAGCTTTCTACAGCATCTTTCATTCCTGAATCATTCCAAGGCGCTGGAACTGATATAGCAACACAACTGGCATTGTTCTGGAGTCAGATCAGAGCGCCATTGATAGTCCCATTATTGAACCTTGCAGTGGTGGTTTGTTTAACCATGTCGATTATGCTGTTCATTGAGCGGGTTTATATGGCCATTGTCATTGTTCTGGTGAAGCTGTTTGGCCGCAAACCTGAGAAGAGATACAAATGGGAACCAATGAAGGACGATATTGAGCTGGGCAACTCAGCTTATCCAATGGTTCTTGTTCAAATCCCAATGTACAACGAACGAGAG GTTTATCAGCTCTCCATTGGGGCTGCATGTGGCCTCTCTTGGCCGTCCGATCGGATCATCATTCAAGTTCTCGACGATTCTACAGACCCAGCAATCAAG GACTTGGTGGAGCTAGAGTGCCAAAGATGGGCGAGCAAAGGGATAAACATAAAGTATGAGATAAGAGGAAACAGAAATGGGTACAAAGCGGGGGCTTTAAAGGAAGGCATGAAGCGCAGCTACGTAAAACACTGCGATTTTGTTGCCATTTTCGACGCTGATTTCCAACCGGAGCCTGATTTTCTCTGGCGCACcattccttttcttcttcacaACCCTCGATTAGCCCTGGTTCAGGCTCGCTGGAAATTTG TGAATGCTGATGAGTGCTTGATGACAAGAATGCAAGAAATGTCTTTAGATTACCATTTCACTGTGGAGCAAGAAGTGGGTTCTTCCACTTATGCCTTCTTCGGCTTCAACG GGACAGCAGGTGTTTGGAGGATTGCTGCTCTTAATGAGGCTGGAGGGTGGAAAGATAGGACCACTGTCGAAGATATGGATTTGGCAGTCCGAGCAAGTCTCAAAGGTTGGAAGTTTGTATATCTTGGTGATGTCAAG GTGAAAAATGAACTGCCAAGTACTTTCAAGGCTTATCGGTATCAACAGCACCGATGGTCTTGTGGTCCTGCAAACCTTTTCAGAAAAATGGTGATGGAGATTATTAGAAACAAT AAAGTATCTTTGTGGAAGAAGGTTCATGTGATCTATAGCTTCTTTGTAGTGAGGAAGGTTGTAGCCCACATTGTCACGTTTATCTTTTACTGTGTTGTATTGCCTGCAACTATTGTTGTCCCCGAAGTAGAGGTTCCGAAGTGGGGCGCTGTTTATATACCTGCCATCATTACCATCCTCAATGCTGTTGGAACACCAAG ATCACTTCACCTATTGATTTTCTGGATcctttttgaaaatgttatgtCGCTGCACCGAACAAAAGCTACCTTTATTGGCCTGATGGAGGGTGTTAGAGTGAATGAGTGGATTGTTACTGAGAAATTAGGAGATGCCCTCAAGGTTAAAGCAGGAGGCAAAACACCCAAGAGACCTCGATTCCTGATTGGAGACGG AATCCACATGTTAGAACTTGGAGTTGGAGCTTTCCTACTCTTGTGTGGCTGCTATGACATTTTCTTTGGCAAAAACCTGTATTTCCTTTACCTTTTCTTGCAAGCCATTGCATTCTTCATCGCGGGTTTCGGTTATATTGGCACCTTTGTCCCCCACGCTTAA
- the LOC123213568 gene encoding histone deacetylase HDT1 isoform X1 has product MPSMEFWGIEVKSGQPQKVNPGGRRVIHLSQASLGEVKKDKGNGHVCLYLKVDDKKLVLGTLSPLKLPQLSFDLALEKDFVLSHNWKNGSVYFTGYRVKMDQTMVADSDDSDSDEDVKEILLRNSGKPELQAKSVSKHPNNIKPNASTAKENVKNVKPNRKFDDSDSDDTDSKDSSTDDDETSDDEDLNHISGESNKSGHEHNERDEDDEDSDESESDDEDETPKKVRAEPSRKRSAESATKSPVPDKKTKFITPQRTEGKKGVVHTATPHPSKRAQKAPVNSSQSKQQTQKSGGSFSCKSCNRSFTTEGGLEAHTKAKHGAAA; this is encoded by the exons ATGCCATCTATGGAGTTTTGGG GTATTGAGGTAAAAAGTGGGCAGCCACAGAAGGTCAATCCTGGTGGTCGCAGGGTCATTCATCTGTCGCAG GCTTCCTTGGGGGAGGTCAAGAAGGACAAGGGAAATGGACATGTATGTCTGTATCTGAAAGTTGATGATAAGAAACTGGTTCTTGGAACACTTTCTCCTCTAAAATTGCCTCAATTGAGTTTCGACCTGGCTCTTGAAAAAGATTTTGTGCTGTCTCATAATTGGAAAAATGGGAGTGTCTACTTCACTGGCTACAGAGTTAAAATGGACCAAAC AATGGTTGCTGACAGTGATGATTCTG ACTCTGACGAAGATGTAAAGGAGATTTTGCTTAGAAACAGTG GAAAACCCGAGTTACAGGCCAAGTCTGTTTCCAAGCATCCTAATAACATTAAGCCTAATGCATCCACTGCTAAGGAGAACGTGAAGAATGTTAAACCCAATCGGAAGTTTGATGATAGTGATTCTGACGATACTGATTCGAAAGATTCATCCACCGATGATGATGAGACCAGTGATGATGag GATTTAAATCATATCAGTGGTGAAAGTAACAAGAGTGGTCATGAACACAATGAAcgtgatgaagatgatgaagacagtgatgagagtgagagtgatgATGAGGATGAGACACCAAAGAAAGTGAGG GCTGAACCAAGCAGGAAGAGATCTGCAGAATCTGCAACAAAATCCCCTGTTCCTGACAAGAAGACTAAATTCATCACACCTCAAAGGACTG AAGGCAAGAAAGGGGTTGTTCACACTGCTACTCCTCACCCTTCAAAACGGGCTCAGAAAGCACCTGTTAACAGCAGCCAATCAAAGCAGCAAACTCAAAAATCAGGCGGGTCATTCTCGTGCAAGTCTTGCAACAG GTCATTTACCACAGAAGGCGGATTGGAAGCTCATACAAAGGCTAAGCACGGTGCTGCTGCTTGA
- the LOC123213568 gene encoding histone deacetylase HDT1 isoform X2, with protein MPSMEFWGIEVKSGQPQKVNPGGRRVIHLSQASLGEVKKDKGNGHVCLYLKVDDKKLVLGTLSPLKLPQLSFDLALEKDFVLSHNWKNGSVYFTGYRVKMDQTMVADSDDSDSDEDVKEILLRNSGKPELQAKSVSKHPNNIKPNASTAKENVKNVKPNRKFDDSDSDDTDSKDSSTDDDETSDDEDLNHISGESNKSGHEHNERDEDDEDSDESESDDEDETPKKAEPSRKRSAESATKSPVPDKKTKFITPQRTEGKKGVVHTATPHPSKRAQKAPVNSSQSKQQTQKSGGSFSCKSCNRSFTTEGGLEAHTKAKHGAAA; from the exons ATGCCATCTATGGAGTTTTGGG GTATTGAGGTAAAAAGTGGGCAGCCACAGAAGGTCAATCCTGGTGGTCGCAGGGTCATTCATCTGTCGCAG GCTTCCTTGGGGGAGGTCAAGAAGGACAAGGGAAATGGACATGTATGTCTGTATCTGAAAGTTGATGATAAGAAACTGGTTCTTGGAACACTTTCTCCTCTAAAATTGCCTCAATTGAGTTTCGACCTGGCTCTTGAAAAAGATTTTGTGCTGTCTCATAATTGGAAAAATGGGAGTGTCTACTTCACTGGCTACAGAGTTAAAATGGACCAAAC AATGGTTGCTGACAGTGATGATTCTG ACTCTGACGAAGATGTAAAGGAGATTTTGCTTAGAAACAGTG GAAAACCCGAGTTACAGGCCAAGTCTGTTTCCAAGCATCCTAATAACATTAAGCCTAATGCATCCACTGCTAAGGAGAACGTGAAGAATGTTAAACCCAATCGGAAGTTTGATGATAGTGATTCTGACGATACTGATTCGAAAGATTCATCCACCGATGATGATGAGACCAGTGATGATGag GATTTAAATCATATCAGTGGTGAAAGTAACAAGAGTGGTCATGAACACAATGAAcgtgatgaagatgatgaagacagtgatgagagtgagagtgatgATGAGGATGAGACACCAAAGAAA GCTGAACCAAGCAGGAAGAGATCTGCAGAATCTGCAACAAAATCCCCTGTTCCTGACAAGAAGACTAAATTCATCACACCTCAAAGGACTG AAGGCAAGAAAGGGGTTGTTCACACTGCTACTCCTCACCCTTCAAAACGGGCTCAGAAAGCACCTGTTAACAGCAGCCAATCAAAGCAGCAAACTCAAAAATCAGGCGGGTCATTCTCGTGCAAGTCTTGCAACAG GTCATTTACCACAGAAGGCGGATTGGAAGCTCATACAAAGGCTAAGCACGGTGCTGCTGCTTGA
- the LOC123227508 gene encoding enolase 2-like produces MAITIVSVKARQIFDSRGNPTVEVDVKTSDGFLSRAAVPSGASTGIYEALELRDGGSDYLGKGVSKAVENVNAIIGPVLVGKDPTKQAEIDNFMVQVLDGTVNEWGWCKQNLGANAILAVSLAVCKAGAHVKDIPLYKHIAELAGNKKLVLPVPAFNVINGGSHAGNKLAMQEFMILPVGASTFKEAMKMGVEVYHHLKAVIKKKYGQDATNVGDEGGFAPNIQENKEGLELLKTAIAKAGYTGKVVIGMDVAASEFYGSDKTYDLNFKEENNDGSQKISGDALKDLYKSFVSEYPIVSIEDPFDQDDWEHYAKLTCEIGANVQIVGDDLLVTNPKRVEKAIKEKTCNALLLKVNQIGSVTESIEAVKMSKRAGWGVMASHRSGETEDTFIADLSVGLATGQIKTGAPCRSERLAKYNQLLRIEEELGAMAVYAGASFRSPVEPY; encoded by the exons ATGGCGATTACTATTGTCTCCGTCAAGGCTAGGCAGATCTTCGATAGCCGTGGCAATCCGACGGTCGAG GTTGATGTGAAGACATCAGATGGTTTCTTGTCAAGAGCTGCTGTTCCAAGTGGTGCTTCAACTG GAATTTATGAGGCTCTTGAATTAAGAGATGGGGGCTCGGACTACCTTGGAAAAGGTGTATCGAAG GCTGTCGAGAATGTCAATGCAATCATTGGCCCAGTTCTTGTTGGCAAG GACCCAACCAAGCAGGCAGAAATTGACAATTTCATGGTTCAAGTACTCGATGGAACCGTGAACGAGTGGGGTTGGTGCAAACAGAAT CTTGGAGCAAACGCCATTTTGGCAGTGTCTCTTGCAGTCTGCAAAGCTGGTGCCCATGTCAAGGATATTCCATTATACAAG CATATTGCCGAACTTGCTGGTAACAAGAAGTTGGTGTTGCCAGTACCTGCTTTCAATGTCATCAATGGTGGATCACATGCAGGCAACAAACTTGCTATGCAGGAGTTTATGATTCTCCCTGTTGGAGCTTCTACTTTCAAGGAGGCCATGAAGATGGGTGTTGAAGTGTACCACCATTTGAAG gCTGTGATTAAGAAGAAGTATGGTCAGGATGCAACAAACGTTGGTGATGAAGGTGGTTTTGCACCTAACATTCAG GAAAACAAAGAAGGACTTGAGTTGCTCAAGACAGCCATTGCCAAGGCTGGTTACACTGGCAAG gTTGTCATTGGAATGGATGTTGCTGCATCTGAGTTCTATGGTTCAGATAAGACCTATGATTTGAACTTTAAAGAAGAG AACAATGATGGTTCACAAAAGATCTCTGGAGATGCACTAAAAGATCTTTACAAGTCATTTGTTTCTGAGTATCCTATTGTTTCAATCGAAGATCCATTTGACCAGGATGACTGGGAGCACTATGCCAAACTGACTTGTGAAATTGGAGCAAATGTACAAATTGTGGGAGATGATCTGTTGGTCACCAACCCCAAG AGGGTTGAGAAGGCTATAAAAGAGAAGACTTGCAATGCCCTTCTCCTTAAG GTCAACCAAATTGGATCTGTGACTGAGAGCATTGAAGCTGTCAAGATGTCCAAGAGAGCTGGGTGGGGTGTGATGGCTAGCCACCGCAGTGGTGAAACTGAAGATACTTTTATTGCTGATCTCTCAGTTGGTTTGGCCACG GGTCAAATTAAGACCGGAGCACCATGCAGGTCAGAGCGACTTGCAAAGTATAATCAG CTTCTAAGAATTGAGGAAGAGCTTGGTGCCATGGCAGTTTATGCAGGAGCAAGCTTCCGCTCTCCTGTGGAACCATACTAG